Proteins from a genomic interval of Undibacterium parvum:
- a CDS encoding GGDEF domain-containing protein: MQNRYPDVNEELYRLHYLKQDRAQSRKLIRVVMWATLPLAYVDFSFLGTSQQFYSLFCLRLLLFVYSWYLLKASISTANPQQLDRQILRWSAAVLLMQFVSNASLPRDYFGHYLVDAWICMIYFVTIPLPLKSLRPAMLAYLIALLVLLAYKVIPTFAYVSSVVAILLASAYTGHATSAYLQRYRKKILSAELELDRQESTDPATGVANRREFMRVSESELQRHIRFGKSLSMLILDLNHFKQILDEYGAPAGDVVLIEVTRRLKRATRSYDCMARYGTEEFSLLLPEANAEDANKVANRILSTIAAMPVAMAGQEIKISATVGIATMQEGDTQESLLDRATAALKSAKNVNLAPGMQQRASMAA; encoded by the coding sequence ATGCAAAATCGTTATCCCGATGTCAATGAAGAACTTTATAGACTTCATTATCTGAAGCAAGATAGGGCGCAATCGCGCAAACTTATACGTGTCGTGATGTGGGCAACACTGCCTTTAGCGTATGTCGATTTTAGTTTCCTCGGCACTAGTCAGCAGTTTTATAGCCTATTCTGCTTACGCCTATTGTTGTTTGTTTATTCCTGGTATTTACTAAAAGCGAGTATTAGTACCGCCAATCCACAGCAGTTAGACCGCCAAATCTTGCGCTGGAGTGCTGCGGTGTTGTTGATGCAGTTTGTCAGCAATGCCAGTTTGCCCAGAGATTATTTTGGGCATTATCTAGTCGATGCGTGGATCTGCATGATCTACTTTGTCACTATCCCGCTACCCTTAAAATCCTTGCGCCCGGCCATGTTGGCTTACCTCATTGCCTTGTTAGTTTTGTTGGCCTACAAAGTGATACCGACGTTTGCGTATGTCAGTAGCGTGGTCGCCATTTTGCTCGCCAGTGCTTATACCGGACACGCTACCTCAGCGTATTTGCAGCGCTATAGAAAAAAAATTCTAAGCGCTGAACTTGAACTGGATCGTCAGGAAAGCACGGATCCGGCTACTGGTGTGGCGAACCGCCGTGAATTCATGCGCGTGAGTGAGAGCGAACTGCAAAGACATATCAGGTTTGGCAAGTCCTTGTCGATGTTGATTTTGGATCTGAATCACTTCAAGCAGATTCTAGATGAGTACGGTGCTCCTGCTGGGGACGTGGTTCTCATTGAGGTGACCCGAAGACTGAAGCGAGCCACTCGCAGCTATGATTGTATGGCGAGGTATGGAACCGAGGAGTTTTCTCTTTTGCTGCCAGAGGCGAATGCCGAGGACGCAAATAAAGTGGCCAATCGCATACTCTCTACCATAGCAGCGATGCCAGTCGCGATGGCAGGGCAAGAGATTAAAATCAGCGCCACCGTTGGTATCGCCACCATGCAAGAAGGGGATACCCAAGAAAGCTTACTGGATCGTGCCACAGCGGCATT
- the cysS gene encoding cysteine--tRNA ligase → MDILLYDNWERQLRPFSPIRKDWIGLYCCGPTVYDYAHIGNLRTYLFEDVLRRVLELNGHQVRHVINITDVGHLVSDADDGEDKMETGSRRTGESAWDIAEKYTIAFKQDLLTLNMLPPQIWCKATEHIVEQISFISCIEQKGFTYTTSDGVYFDTSKQDNYGYLARLNREGLEAGKRVDIGEKRQATDFALWKFSAAGSNRQMEWDSPWGRGFPGWHIECSAMSAKYLEPWFDIHCGGEDHIAIHHSNEIAQNMACHGTRLANFWMHGYFLQIDAGKMSKSSGDFLRLQSVIDQGFDPLAYRLLCMSAHYRSQLSFSWDALKSAQTALFRLRETYFALPAGGILSQEFADKFKTEVNQDLNLPKALAVMWETLKSNLGDADKKATLTYFDQVLGLNLAAWQPTMSEIPARILDLAEQRKQSRINKNWAESDRLRDEIKALGYEIEDSAEGMKLKPIA, encoded by the coding sequence ATGGACATACTTCTCTACGACAATTGGGAGCGTCAGCTTCGCCCGTTTTCACCTATACGCAAGGATTGGATAGGTTTGTATTGCTGCGGTCCTACCGTCTACGACTACGCCCACATAGGCAATTTACGCACCTATCTATTTGAAGATGTTTTGCGCCGGGTCCTGGAGTTGAACGGTCATCAGGTTCGCCACGTCATTAACATCACTGATGTCGGCCATTTGGTGTCTGATGCCGATGATGGCGAAGACAAAATGGAAACAGGCAGTCGCAGAACCGGTGAATCTGCATGGGATATCGCAGAAAAATACACCATCGCTTTCAAGCAGGATTTACTGACACTGAATATGTTGCCGCCTCAGATATGGTGCAAGGCTACCGAGCATATCGTCGAACAGATCTCGTTTATCTCTTGCATAGAACAAAAAGGTTTTACCTACACCACGTCAGATGGTGTGTATTTCGATACTTCGAAGCAAGACAATTATGGTTATCTGGCGCGCCTCAATCGCGAAGGACTGGAGGCTGGTAAGCGCGTCGATATAGGCGAGAAACGTCAGGCGACCGATTTCGCTTTATGGAAATTTAGCGCTGCCGGTAGCAATCGGCAAATGGAATGGGACAGCCCCTGGGGTCGTGGCTTCCCGGGTTGGCATATTGAATGTTCGGCGATGTCGGCCAAGTATCTGGAGCCATGGTTCGACATACATTGCGGTGGCGAAGATCATATTGCCATCCATCACAGCAATGAAATCGCACAGAACATGGCCTGCCACGGAACACGTCTAGCCAATTTTTGGATGCATGGATATTTCCTGCAAATCGATGCTGGCAAGATGTCGAAATCCAGCGGTGATTTCCTACGCTTGCAAAGCGTGATAGATCAAGGCTTCGATCCTTTGGCATATCGCTTGCTGTGTATGTCGGCGCATTATCGTAGTCAGTTAAGCTTTAGCTGGGATGCGTTAAAGTCGGCCCAAACCGCGCTGTTCCGCTTACGTGAAACATATTTCGCCTTACCTGCAGGGGGTATTCTCAGTCAGGAGTTTGCCGATAAATTCAAGACCGAAGTGAACCAAGACTTAAATCTGCCCAAAGCGCTAGCCGTCATGTGGGAAACTTTGAAGTCGAATCTAGGTGACGCGGATAAAAAAGCGACACTTACTTACTTTGATCAAGTACTAGGCCTGAATTTGGCTGCCTGGCAACCGACGATGAGCGAAATTCCAGCAAGAATTCTCGATTTGGCAGAGCAACGCAAACAAAGTCGCATCAACAAAAATTGGGCTGAGTCCGATCGCTTGCGTGATGAAATAAAAGCTCTCGGCTACGAAATAGAAGACAGCGCTGAAGGCATGAAGTTAAAACCTATCGCATAA
- the truB gene encoding tRNA pseudouridine(55) synthase TruB, which produces MPRVPVHGVLLLDKPVGWSSNDALIKAKRLLNALKAGHTGTLDPFATGLLPLCFGEATKFSQDLLEADKTYQTVVHLGVSTNTGDTEGEVLQTLPVEVTVTQIEEVLGQFRGDILQVPPMYSALKRDGKPLYEYARAGITLEREARPVTIYLLEFVSYEAPFLTLNVRCSKGTYIRVLGEDIGNALGCGAHLNALRRTHVGHLLLENTVTLEALTAMDESQRAQLLAPVDALLSSFPEVLLSDDLARRFLQGQRLALGKEEVQIPEQFGRVRVYRESNRQLLGSAQLQEYAILAPERLVSTV; this is translated from the coding sequence ATGCCTCGTGTTCCGGTACATGGCGTATTGCTGCTCGATAAACCAGTCGGTTGGTCGAGTAATGACGCCTTGATTAAAGCCAAGCGCCTACTCAACGCCCTGAAAGCAGGGCATACCGGCACGCTTGACCCGTTTGCTACGGGCTTATTGCCCCTGTGTTTCGGTGAGGCTACCAAGTTCTCGCAAGACTTGTTGGAAGCGGATAAGACTTATCAGACTGTCGTTCATCTGGGTGTCAGTACCAATACTGGCGACACGGAAGGTGAGGTGCTGCAGACGCTTCCGGTAGAGGTCACCGTCACACAGATTGAAGAAGTGTTAGGGCAGTTTAGAGGTGACATCTTACAAGTGCCGCCTATGTATTCCGCCCTCAAACGTGACGGAAAACCACTGTATGAGTATGCCCGCGCCGGCATTACGCTAGAGCGAGAAGCGCGGCCTGTGACTATCTATCTGCTGGAGTTCGTCAGTTACGAGGCGCCTTTTCTGACACTGAATGTGCGCTGCAGTAAGGGCACGTATATTCGAGTTTTAGGCGAGGATATCGGCAATGCCCTGGGCTGCGGTGCCCATCTAAATGCCTTACGCCGCACCCATGTTGGCCATCTACTGCTGGAAAATACCGTGACGCTAGAGGCGTTGACTGCAATGGATGAGTCGCAGCGCGCGCAATTACTGGCACCGGTAGATGCTTTATTGTCGAGTTTTCCTGAGGTCTTATTGAGTGACGATTTGGCGCGTAGATTTTTACAAGGTCAAAGGCTGGCCCTGGGGAAAGAAGAAGTACAGATACCCGAGCAATTTGGTCGTGTGCGAGTGTATCGCGAGTCTAATCGGCAATTATTGGGTTCGGCGCAATTGCAGGAATACGCAATACTTGCGCCTGAAAGATTGGTTTCTACGGTGTAA
- the rbfA gene encoding 30S ribosome-binding factor RbfA, with product MAKNSKSIPARGLRVADQIQRDVAEIIWSELKDPRVGMITLTEVQLTPDYAHAKIYFTSLKDDPASIKNTLDGLNKAAGFLRAQLGLRLHIHTLPQLHFVHDTSTMRGMAMSKLIDEANATRSTDDSED from the coding sequence ATGGCAAAAAATAGTAAATCCATCCCCGCCCGCGGTTTGCGCGTTGCAGATCAGATACAGCGTGATGTTGCTGAAATCATTTGGTCTGAATTAAAAGACCCTCGTGTTGGCATGATTACGCTGACCGAAGTTCAGCTGACGCCCGATTATGCGCACGCTAAAATTTATTTCACCAGTTTGAAGGATGATCCTGCATCTATCAAGAACACACTGGATGGTTTGAACAAAGCCGCTGGTTTTTTACGGGCGCAGTTGGGTTTGCGTCTGCATATTCACACTCTGCCGCAACTGCATTTTGTTCATGACACCTCGACCATGCGCGGCATGGCAATGTCCAAATTAATCGACGAAGCAAACGCAACTCGATCTACAGACGACAGCGAAGATTAA
- the infB gene encoding translation initiation factor IF-2: MASNNVAQFATELKMSADLLLTQLHAAGVSKSSTSDVLSKEDKDKLLAHLRTSHGVTADAKKITLTRKENTEIKQADATGKSRTIQVEVRKKRTFVKRDESSPETQTEHAAEVLDPAEAERREEEMRQEAALIARQEAELIEKQEYLEKLEAEKESQANALREIEAAAAASAKAEAEKAKADQAAAVAAAASLNVASKVAVKTSPKASNIATPAPAVVNVEEDSKRQAAVEEKKKLVDEAKLKLAEEAKIKTASDAKEAAVRVAANDAARKKVADEVAQIKEMMDAARRPKVAAPAVVAPKVAEGTLHKPADKKVGDKKPATGDKKDVKPAPGTAAVVDKKSIKSANVSSTWQDDAKKRGAAKGRAPATTGRDGWKSGGKGRRSNQHEEQSNFQAPVEAIVKDVYVPETLTVAELAHKMSVKASEVIKHLMKLGQMCTINQVLDQETAMILVEEMGHKAFAAKLDDPEAMLTDVAEHAEYESAPRAPVVTVMGHVDHGKTSLLDYIRRAKVASGEAGGITQHIGAYHVETPRGMITFLDTPGHEAFTAMRARGAKATDIVILVVAADDGVMPQTKEAIAHAKAAGVPLVVAINKIDKPGANMDRVKQELVAESVVPEEYGGESPFVPVSAKTGEGIEELLEQVLLQAEVLELRAPINAPAKGLVIESRLDKGRGTVATVLVQSGTLKRGDVVLAGSSYGRVRAMLDENGKNTSEAGPSIPVEIQGLTEVPAAGEEFMVMVDERKAREIGLFRQGKYRDVKLAKQQAAKMENIFDNMGEGEVRNLPIIVKTDVQGSQEALVQSLVKLSTNEVRVQVVHAAVGGISESDVNLAVASKAVIIGFNTRADASARKLAESHGVDIRYYNIIYDAVDEVKAALSGMLAPEKRETVIGQVEIRQVFSVSKVGSIAGCLVTEGTVKRTSSVRLLRNNVVVWTGELDSLKRYKDDAKEVKAGMECGLSLKNYNEIEVGDILEVFEVQEIARTL, from the coding sequence ATGGCGAGTAATAATGTAGCTCAATTTGCCACCGAGCTGAAGATGTCAGCGGATTTGCTGCTAACGCAATTGCATGCCGCGGGCGTTAGTAAAAGCTCGACGTCCGATGTGCTGTCAAAGGAAGACAAGGATAAGCTGTTGGCACACTTGCGTACTTCGCATGGTGTGACAGCGGATGCCAAAAAAATCACCTTGACCCGCAAGGAAAACACTGAAATCAAGCAGGCAGATGCCACTGGCAAATCCCGCACGATACAAGTGGAAGTGCGTAAAAAGCGCACTTTTGTCAAACGTGATGAATCGTCTCCAGAGACGCAGACCGAGCATGCTGCTGAGGTGCTTGATCCAGCGGAAGCGGAACGACGCGAAGAGGAAATGCGTCAGGAAGCGGCATTGATTGCTCGCCAGGAAGCCGAATTGATCGAGAAGCAAGAGTATCTAGAAAAGCTGGAAGCTGAAAAAGAATCGCAAGCAAATGCCTTGCGTGAAATTGAGGCTGCGGCTGCTGCATCGGCTAAAGCTGAGGCTGAAAAAGCTAAAGCAGATCAGGCAGCCGCAGTGGCTGCCGCCGCTAGCTTGAACGTGGCGAGCAAAGTAGCCGTCAAGACATCGCCTAAAGCGAGCAATATCGCTACGCCAGCTCCGGCTGTGGTGAATGTCGAAGAAGATAGTAAGCGTCAGGCTGCCGTAGAAGAGAAAAAGAAACTTGTTGATGAAGCAAAGTTGAAGCTAGCCGAAGAAGCGAAAATCAAAACAGCAAGTGACGCGAAAGAAGCCGCGGTACGTGTAGCTGCGAATGATGCTGCACGTAAAAAAGTTGCTGATGAAGTAGCTCAGATTAAAGAAATGATGGATGCAGCGCGTCGACCAAAAGTCGCCGCGCCTGCGGTAGTCGCCCCTAAAGTCGCTGAAGGCACTTTACATAAGCCAGCTGATAAAAAAGTCGGCGATAAAAAACCAGCGACCGGCGACAAGAAAGATGTTAAGCCTGCGCCAGGTACTGCTGCTGTGGTCGATAAGAAATCGATTAAATCAGCCAATGTTTCTTCTACTTGGCAAGATGATGCGAAAAAGCGTGGTGCTGCCAAAGGTCGCGCACCGGCAACTACTGGGCGTGATGGTTGGAAAAGCGGTGGAAAAGGCCGTCGTTCTAATCAGCACGAAGAACAGTCAAATTTCCAGGCTCCAGTCGAAGCAATCGTTAAAGATGTTTATGTGCCAGAGACACTTACTGTCGCTGAGTTAGCACATAAAATGTCAGTAAAAGCATCTGAAGTCATTAAACATTTGATGAAGCTCGGCCAAATGTGCACCATTAACCAAGTGTTGGATCAGGAAACTGCGATGATCTTGGTTGAAGAAATGGGGCATAAAGCTTTCGCTGCCAAGTTGGACGATCCAGAGGCAATGCTGACCGATGTCGCCGAGCATGCTGAGTATGAATCTGCACCGCGTGCGCCAGTCGTTACGGTAATGGGACACGTCGATCACGGTAAAACGTCTTTGCTCGATTACATTCGTCGTGCCAAGGTTGCTTCCGGTGAGGCTGGTGGAATTACCCAGCACATTGGTGCCTACCACGTAGAAACACCGCGTGGCATGATTACCTTCCTTGATACTCCGGGTCATGAGGCATTTACTGCTATGCGTGCTCGCGGTGCCAAGGCAACTGATATCGTTATTCTGGTGGTTGCAGCTGACGATGGCGTGATGCCGCAAACCAAAGAAGCGATTGCTCATGCCAAAGCGGCTGGTGTACCTTTGGTCGTTGCTATCAATAAAATTGATAAACCGGGTGCAAATATGGACCGGGTCAAGCAAGAGTTGGTTGCTGAAAGCGTTGTTCCTGAAGAATACGGTGGCGAATCACCGTTTGTCCCAGTTTCTGCCAAAACTGGTGAGGGTATTGAGGAATTATTGGAACAAGTGTTGTTGCAAGCCGAAGTCTTGGAATTGCGCGCGCCGATCAATGCTCCTGCTAAAGGTTTGGTGATCGAATCTCGACTGGATAAAGGTCGCGGTACGGTTGCGACAGTCTTGGTTCAGTCTGGTACTTTGAAGCGCGGTGACGTGGTATTGGCTGGTTCTTCATATGGTCGTGTACGTGCCATGTTGGATGAGAACGGTAAAAACACGAGCGAAGCTGGTCCATCTATTCCTGTCGAAATTCAAGGCTTGACCGAGGTTCCTGCTGCTGGTGAAGAGTTCATGGTCATGGTTGATGAGCGTAAAGCGCGCGAAATCGGTTTGTTCCGTCAAGGTAAATACCGTGACGTCAAACTGGCCAAGCAACAAGCTGCCAAGATGGAAAACATCTTCGACAATATGGGCGAAGGCGAAGTCAGAAATCTGCCTATCATTGTCAAGACCGATGTACAAGGTTCGCAAGAAGCACTGGTACAGTCCTTGGTCAAGTTGTCGACCAACGAAGTTCGGGTACAAGTGGTGCACGCTGCCGTCGGTGGTATTTCTGAATCCGACGTCAATTTGGCGGTCGCATCGAAGGCTGTGATTATTGGCTTTAACACACGTGCAGATGCATCGGCGCGTAAGTTGGCTGAGTCGCATGGCGTGGATATTCGTTACTACAACATCATTTACGATGCGGTTGATGAAGTTAAAGCGGCATTGTCGGGTATGTTGGCGCCAGAGAAGCGTGAAACCGTTATTGGCCAGGTTGAGATTCGTCAGGTATTCTCGGTCAGCAAAGTTGGCTCTATCGCTGGTTGCTTGGTCACTGAAGGTACCGTCAAGCGTACTTCGTCGGTTCGTCTGTTACGCAACAACGTTGTGGTATGGACCGGAGAGTTGGATTCCTTGAAGCGCTACAAAGACGATGCTAAAGAAGTCAAGGCCGGTATGGAGTGCGGCTTGTCTCTGAAGAATTACAATGAGATTGAGGTCGGCGACATTCTTGAGGTGTTCGAAGTACAAGAAATTGCTCGTACCCTGTAG
- the nusA gene encoding transcription termination factor NusA gives MSREVLLLVDVLAREKNVDEDVVFAALEHALAQATKKRYEGEVDIRVEIDRDSGEYKSFRRWHVVADEAGLQLPDQEILHFEALEQYPDIEIDEYIEEPIESVELGRRFAQDTKQVVLQRIRDAEREQILADFLERGDALVTGTIKRMERGEAVVESGKIEARLPRDQMIPKENLRVGDRVRAYILRIDRNARGPQVILSRTAPEFIMKLFELEVPEIEQGSLVIKSAARDAGVRAKIAVHTDDKRIDPIGTCVGMRGSRVQAVTGELGGERVDIVLWSEDPAQFVIGALAPANVSSIMVDEEKHCMDVVVDDENLAIAIGRSGQNVRLAAELTGWKINIMTAEESANKAEQETAGIRALFMEKLDVDQEVADILVDEGFSSLEEIAYVPISEMLEIEALDEDTVNELRNRARDSLLTEAIASEEGIDGVEDALINLDGMSRVTAGKLGLAGVKTLVAFGGLAYDEFGAILALSTDRARQLIKDAFEDVTDDEMKLIDAKYDDHAKALLATAWKLVEAK, from the coding sequence ATGAGTCGCGAAGTTTTATTATTGGTTGATGTGCTGGCACGTGAAAAAAACGTCGATGAAGATGTGGTTTTTGCCGCGCTGGAACATGCTTTGGCGCAGGCTACCAAGAAGCGTTATGAAGGTGAAGTCGATATCCGTGTGGAGATCGATCGTGATAGTGGCGAATATAAATCATTCCGCCGTTGGCACGTGGTTGCTGATGAGGCTGGTTTGCAATTGCCGGATCAGGAAATTTTGCATTTCGAGGCTTTGGAGCAATATCCAGATATCGAAATTGATGAATATATAGAAGAGCCGATCGAGTCAGTCGAGCTCGGTCGTCGTTTTGCGCAAGACACCAAACAGGTCGTCTTGCAGCGTATTCGTGATGCTGAGCGTGAGCAGATTTTGGCTGATTTCCTGGAGCGCGGCGATGCTCTGGTGACAGGCACAATCAAGCGTATGGAGCGCGGTGAGGCTGTCGTTGAATCGGGTAAAATTGAAGCGCGTTTGCCACGCGATCAAATGATACCGAAAGAGAATTTGCGCGTTGGTGATAGAGTCCGTGCCTACATACTGCGCATAGATCGCAATGCCCGTGGTCCGCAAGTCATACTTTCTCGTACTGCGCCAGAATTTATTATGAAGCTGTTTGAGCTGGAAGTTCCAGAAATCGAACAGGGTTCGCTGGTCATTAAATCAGCAGCTCGCGATGCCGGTGTGCGCGCAAAAATCGCGGTTCATACCGATGATAAGCGTATCGATCCTATCGGTACTTGTGTCGGTATGCGTGGTTCACGTGTACAGGCTGTGACAGGTGAGTTGGGTGGCGAACGTGTTGATATCGTGTTGTGGTCGGAAGATCCGGCGCAATTCGTGATCGGCGCTTTGGCTCCGGCGAATGTTTCTTCTATTATGGTTGATGAAGAAAAGCATTGCATGGACGTGGTTGTCGATGACGAAAATTTAGCCATCGCGATTGGTCGTAGCGGTCAAAACGTTCGTCTTGCGGCGGAGTTGACTGGCTGGAAAATTAATATCATGACAGCTGAAGAGTCTGCCAATAAAGCAGAGCAAGAAACCGCAGGGATTCGCGCTTTGTTTATGGAAAAACTTGACGTTGATCAAGAGGTTGCCGATATTTTGGTTGATGAGGGATTCTCTAGTTTAGAAGAGATCGCTTACGTGCCTATCAGTGAAATGCTGGAAATCGAAGCCTTAGATGAAGATACTGTGAATGAGCTGCGTAATCGCGCTAGAGATTCATTGTTGACGGAGGCAATCGCTTCCGAAGAGGGTATTGATGGGGTGGAAGACGCCTTGATCAATCTCGATGGTATGAGTCGTGTTACTGCCGGTAAGCTGGGCTTGGCTGGTGTTAAAACACTGGTTGCCTTCGGTGGCTTGGCCTATGACGAGTTCGGTGCTATTTTGGCGCTGTCAACGGATCGTGCGCGCCAATTGATTAAAGATGCATTCGAAGATGTGACTGATGATGAGATGAAACTCATCGACGCTAAATATGATGATCATGCAAAAGCCTTATTGGCCACAGCGTGGAAACTCGTAGAAGCAAAATAA
- the rimP gene encoding ribosome maturation factor RimP, producing the protein MQLLELIEKTVNGTGYDLVDFERAERGLFRVYIDFLPEDLEKGHVTVEDCAKVSHQLSHVLTVENVSYERLEISSPGLERPLKKFADFVRFCGEVASIKLRLPMPDSNNRKTFEGVLLEPEGDTLRLEFEGKDGAAMLEFTLADVDKARLVPQVDFRSRKA; encoded by the coding sequence TTGCAATTGCTGGAATTAATAGAAAAAACCGTCAATGGTACTGGTTATGATTTGGTCGATTTTGAGCGAGCCGAGCGCGGTTTGTTTCGAGTTTACATAGATTTTTTGCCAGAGGATTTGGAGAAGGGGCATGTTACGGTCGAGGATTGTGCGAAAGTCAGTCATCAGTTGTCGCATGTACTTACGGTAGAGAATGTGAGTTACGAGCGTCTTGAGATTTCTTCTCCTGGCTTGGAGCGGCCTTTAAAAAAGTTTGCTGATTTTGTTCGGTTTTGTGGTGAGGTCGCCAGCATTAAATTGCGTTTGCCTATGCCTGACTCGAATAATCGCAAGACGTTTGAAGGTGTTTTGCTCGAGCCTGAAGGTGATACTTTGAGGTTGGAATTTGAAGGAAAAGATGGGGCGGCAATGCTGGAGTTTACGCTTGCCGATGTGGATAAGGCACGCTTGGTGCCGCAAGTGGATTTTAGGAGTCGCAAAGCATGA
- a CDS encoding pseudouridine synthase: MNTNNSDEVKADVATNSDDGVAGKPAKRAVRGPRNLRRAPNREDASESVAAAASPLDAASIPAPEKKARQPRQARPKSIAPDAPELGAVSSDVVVSEVRARVPRARPESAGADAAAPSEFQRGERGRSNETRNRPVYGEKNASRPATGPRSRPASGVAGARKDARSSVNNADDVFSFVTSDAFDVNAEDRHDKTRHVKPVRRDLTADDDAPKLHKVLAEAGLGSRREMEELIVAGRVSVNSEPAHIGQRILPNDQVKINGKLIQRKVSSKPPRVLVYHKPAGEIVSTSDPEGRQSVFESLPKMKVGKWLAVGRLDYNTEGLLLFTTSGDLANRLMHPRYGIEREYAVRTLGELEEGMRQKLLAGVELEDGMAQFSKIADGGGEGVNKWYRVIIGEGRNREVRRMFEAVGLTVSRLIRTRYGVMTLPSGLKRGRWDELGEDAVRSLLKVSGLEKTSSDKSDSKARGNRQTGNVARNVNPFDKPVGRPYDKPQGKTFGSAPRGEYGNSRNASGNERNGNSTGNDAGKKRSRQPDPMQTALGYPNAGQQRRSATTRGSGQAIGQGIAARRRTKGL, from the coding sequence ATGAACACAAATAATTCAGATGAAGTAAAAGCCGATGTTGCAACGAACTCGGATGATGGTGTTGCTGGTAAGCCAGCAAAGCGCGCTGTTAGAGGGCCGCGCAATCTGCGTAGGGCGCCCAATCGTGAGGATGCCTCCGAGTCTGTCGCCGCAGCAGCGTCGCCTTTAGATGCGGCTTCAATCCCTGCGCCTGAAAAGAAGGCGCGACAACCAAGGCAGGCGCGACCTAAGTCTATTGCGCCTGATGCGCCGGAGTTGGGTGCGGTTTCGTCAGATGTGGTCGTGAGTGAGGTGCGCGCTCGTGTGCCAAGGGCGAGACCTGAATCTGCAGGCGCTGATGCGGCAGCTCCATCCGAATTTCAACGTGGTGAGCGTGGTCGTTCTAATGAGACTCGCAATCGTCCAGTGTACGGTGAAAAAAATGCTTCGCGACCTGCAACTGGCCCTAGGTCGCGACCAGCATCTGGGGTAGCTGGTGCTCGTAAGGATGCTCGTTCCTCGGTCAACAATGCTGATGATGTTTTTTCTTTCGTTACTTCTGACGCGTTTGATGTCAATGCTGAAGATAGGCACGATAAGACGCGCCATGTTAAACCGGTTAGGCGTGATCTGACCGCGGATGATGATGCGCCTAAGTTGCATAAGGTCTTGGCTGAGGCGGGTTTGGGTTCCCGTCGCGAGATGGAAGAGTTGATTGTGGCTGGGCGTGTGTCGGTTAACTCCGAGCCTGCTCACATCGGTCAGCGCATTTTGCCTAACGATCAAGTTAAAATTAACGGTAAATTAATTCAGCGCAAGGTAAGTAGTAAGCCGCCGCGCGTACTGGTGTATCACAAGCCTGCTGGTGAGATAGTGAGTACTAGCGATCCTGAGGGACGTCAGTCGGTCTTCGAGAGCTTGCCTAAAATGAAGGTCGGCAAGTGGCTCGCGGTTGGTCGTTTGGATTACAACACTGAGGGCTTGTTGTTGTTTACAACCTCAGGAGATTTGGCTAACCGATTGATGCATCCGCGCTACGGCATTGAACGTGAATACGCAGTGCGCACGCTGGGTGAGTTGGAGGAAGGGATGCGTCAGAAGTTGTTGGCCGGCGTGGAGTTGGAAGATGGAATGGCGCAATTCTCTAAAATCGCCGATGGCGGTGGTGAAGGTGTGAATAAGTGGTATCGCGTGATCATTGGCGAAGGTCGTAATCGTGAGGTGCGTCGTATGTTTGAGGCGGTTGGTTTGACGGTGTCGCGTTTGATACGAACACGCTATGGCGTAATGACTTTGCCATCTGGCCTTAAGCGCGGTCGTTGGGATGAGTTGGGTGAGGATGCGGTGCGTAGTTTGCTGAAGGTTAGTGGGCTCGAAAAAACTTCCAGCGATAAGTCTGATTCTAAGGCTAGGGGTAATCGTCAGACAGGTAATGTTGCTCGCAATGTGAATCCTTTTGATAAGCCGGTTGGGCGTCCTTACGACAAGCCACAAGGGAAGACTTTTGGATCTGCGCCGCGCGGTGAATATGGCAACTCGCGTAATGCTTCTGGTAATGAGCGCAATGGTAATTCGACTGGAAATGACGCCGGCAAGAAGCGCAGTCGCCAACCTGATCCTATGCAAACTGCTTTGGGTTACCCGAATGCAGGGCAGCAAAGACGTAGTGCGACCACTCGTGGCAGTGGTCAGGCGATAGGGCAGGGGATTGCAGCGCGTAGGCGTACTAAAGGCCTGTGA